Proteins encoded within one genomic window of Arachis ipaensis cultivar K30076 chromosome B08, Araip1.1, whole genome shotgun sequence:
- the LOC110265382 gene encoding uncharacterized protein LOC110265382 — MKDLDAGLKNAQKDLKMLQSLMEQKIEEQREFALKLAMDQRALSLKMAEDNQQQFEALRALIESASTRQKDSLDHDPNSASGAVSFNCSMPSPRKLNFDFPRFDGTNAISWIFNADQYFNYYNTPEQEKLAIASIHMDKGTVPWYQMMQRNQPFTSWFELKRAIEIKFGPSLFDCPRAALFKLTQKGSVADYYSEFIALANRSEINPPEALVDCFVSGLKADIKRDVIAQCPGSLIRAISLAKLFEEKYTTNFRHSFGSNANRITSTPNNSLTPKPDGTSKLLTQKWIFDVEGSHSYSRKISIATRCHD; from the coding sequence ATGAAGGATTTGGATGCAGGTCTCAAGAATGCccaaaaagacctaaaaatgCTACAATCGTTGATGGAGCAAAAAATCGAAGAACAGCGTGAGTTTGCGCTGAAATTAGCTATGGATCAGCGAGCACTATCACTGAAAATGGCTGAGGATAATCAGCAGCAATTTGAAGCACTGCGCGCTCTCATCGAGTCGGCTAGTACGAGACAAAAAGATTCTCTGGACCATGATCCGAACTCTGCGTCTGGTGCCGTTTCCTTTAACTGTTCCATGCCAAGCCCGAGAAAGCTCAATTTCGACTTTCCAAGATTTGATGGTACGAATGCCATATCTTGGATTTTTAATGCAGATCAATATTTCAATTATTACAATACACCAGAACAGGAGAAGTTGGCAATTGCTTCAATTCATATGGACAAGGGCACAGTACCTTGGTATCAAATGATGCAACGTAACCAACCCTTTACGTCTTGGTTTGAGTTAAAAAGGgcaattgaaattaaatttggCCCGTCCTTGTTTGATTGCCCACGAGCTGCTCTTTTTAAATTGACCCAAAAAGGATCTGTAGCAGATTATTATTCGGAATTTATTGCCTTGGCTAATAGATCTGAAATTAATCCCCCAGAAGCATTAGTGGATTGCTTTGTTAGCGGCTTAAAAGCTGATATTAAACGAGATGTGATAGCTCAATGCCCTGGTTCCCTAATCCGAGCAATCTCTCTGGCCAAAttatttgaagagaagtacaccACTAATTTTCGTCACTCTTTTGGCTCAAATGCCAACCGAATCACTTCCACTCCTAACAATAGCCTCACACCCAAACCAGATGGAACATCCAAATTACTCACTCAGAAATGGATTTTTGATGTGGAAGGATCGCATAGTTATTCCAGAAAAATCTCAATTGCTACAAGATGTCATGACTGA
- the LOC107611695 gene encoding putative L-ascorbate peroxidase 6 encodes LTNHHPLLCSISTASASAQQHKPLTNFPAKSQRPTFSTVNFHPNHPPPPSSSGPNLVVGRRGLVSIATLPCLVPLTQIMGCLQAYAAQPSTKEYLLIKEEVRKVLSKGKAAGVLRLVFHDAGTFDMDDKTGGMNGSIVYELERPENSGLKKSIKVLQKAKIQIDAIQPVSWGDMIAVAGAEAIELCGGPSIQVSLGRLDSLGPDPEGKLPEESLSASSLKKCFQRKGFSTQELVALSGAHTLGSKGFGSPTSFDNAYYKILLEKPWANPGGMSSMIGLPSDHALVEDNECLRWIKKYAENENIFFEDFKNAYVKLVNSGVRWNSL; translated from the exons CTGACCAACCATCATCCTCTACTGTGTTCAATCTCCACCGCTTCAGCTTCAGCTCAACAACACAAACCCCTAACCAATTTTCCCGCCAAATCACAACGCCCAACTTTCTCAACCGTTAATTTCCACCCCAACCACCCTCCTCCTCCTTCATCTTCAG GTCCAAATCTGGTGGTTGGAAGGAGAGGGCTAGTATCCATAGCCACTTTGCCATGTCTTGTTCCCCTGACTCAGATTATGGGTTGTCTCCAAGCATACGCTGCACA GCCTAGTACGAAGGAATATCTTCTAATTAAAGAAGAAGTAAGGAAGGTATTGTCGAAGGGAAAAGCTGCAGGCGTGCTTCGTTTGGTTTTCCATGATGCAGGAACCTTTGACATGGATGACAAGACAG GTGGTATGAATGGTTCTATAGTTTATGAACTTGAAAGACCTGAAAATTCTGGCctaaaaaaatcaataaag GTTCTTCAGAAAGCAAAGATTCAAATAGATGCTATCCAACCAG TATCCTGGGGGGACATGATTGCTGTTGCTGGCGCCGAAGCAATCGAATTATGTGGAGGTCCATCAATCCAAGTTTCTTTGGGCAGACTAGATTCACT GGGGCCTGACCCTGAAGGTAAACTTCCTGAGGAATCTCTCAGTGCTTCCAGTTTGAAGAAATGCTTCCAGAGAAAAGGCTTTTC AACACAAGAACTTGTAGCTTTGTCTGGAGCCCACACTCTTGGAAGTAAAGGTTTTGGAAGCCCAACTTCTTTTGACAATGCATATTATAAGATTCTTTTGGAGAAGCCTTGGGCAAATCCAG GTGGCATGTCAAGTATGATTGGCCTTCCTTCAGATCACGCACTTGTTGAGGATAACGAATGCTTAAG ATGGATCAAGAAATACGCAGAAAATGAGAACATATTCTTTGAagatttcaagaatgcatatgtcAAGCTGGTGAATTCTGGTGTGAGGTGGAATAGCCTATAA